Genomic segment of Peribacillus frigoritolerans:
TTGGAATCCAAGATCACACCACTTCAGACACATTCATTTCATCCGCATATCCGAAAGTGAATTACTGGCTGGATCCTTCTCTTATCACAGGAAAACAAATATATTACGGAACAACTCGATCTTTAGTTAAATTTAATTTGAAAAATTTATTAAGCGGTGCAAAGATTACATCTGCAAATTTAAAATTAAGCTCACATTCTAACTTAAATGGATTCGATCATACAGCAAGTGTTGGGGTTTATCCCATTTCAAAGCCATGGGCTTCCGATTCAGCAACCTGGAGTAACCAGCCGTCCATTGAAACGCAAGTGTCAAACTTGAATGTGACAAAAGATAACGAGTATACATTCTTCATGACAAATCTTGTTAAAGAATGGTATAGCGGGAAAAAAGCGAACCATGGCATCATGCTGAAAAATGCAAATGAAACCGTAAATCGTAAAATGTTCCGTTCTAGTGATTACTCTGCAGATCCATTGAAAAAGCCAAAATTAACTGTCGTTTATACGATTGACCCCATTGGCGTAGAAAGTTTTTGGACATCGGCGGGCTCCAATGTCAATACGTATAACGGTAACTTTTATACACAGGAAACGGACTTTACGATTGATGGACGCGGCCTTCCTTTAACGGTGAATCGTACGTATAATAGCCGGTCCGACGAATCAGGTGTGTTTGGCTTTGGTTGGAGTTCGAATCTCGATCAAAAACTGAGTTTTGCAGCGGATGATCTTGTCCTTTATCGAGATGAGGATGGCACGAATCATATCTTTTCAAGGAATGCATCTGGTGGGTATGATTCACCTGGAGGCGTTTATGTACAACTTGAGAAAAACACAAATGGAACATTTAAGCTCGTGGAAAAGGATGATTCTTATACAACGTTTGATGCTTCAGGGAAAATGGTTAACGCAACGGATACGAATAATAATAAAACGACTTATGCCTATTCAGGGAATAAACTAGTATCTGTAACCGATCCATCCGGAAGAAAAATGACGATCAGTTATGGTTCCAACGGAAAGGTGAGTTCGATTGTAGATCCGGCAAACCGAGAATATAAGTATACGTATGATGCAGCCAGTAACCTGACTGGGTATTCTGAAACGGATTCCAAACGAACCGTTACCCAAAATACCGGCTATGGTTATGGCGCAAATCATCAAATGACGTCCTATACGGATGAAAAAGGCAAGAAATTATCCATGACCTACAATGCTGAAAAACAGCTTGTAAAATATGAACAGCCAGTTACAATTGCCGGAGCTCTCCAAAAAGACTATTATACATTGTCCTATAATGGGTCAACTGGAGTCACCACGTTAACCGATTCAAGAGGTGTCAAAACAGCCTACACCCATAATGCTTACGGAAACGTGATAAAGTCTGTTTCAGATGTCGGCGGTCTTAATTATACGCGAGCATTTAACTATGATGATCAAAATAACATTATTCAAGAAAAAGATGAAAATGCAAATAAATCGGGTTCCAATGCAACGTATGATTATCGCTATGATGATTCAGGGAATGTAACATCATTCAGCAATACATTAAATGAGCAAGAAAAAATTAAGTACGATGAAAACAATAATCCCATCGAATTTATTGATGCGAAAGGTAATGTATCAACCGAGGAATATGATAGTAACAATAACAATGTGGCGTCTACGGATGCAGCAACGAAATCTTCTGCTGTAAAGTATGATTCGAACGGGAATACCATAGAGGAAACATCATCTTTAAGTATCGGTGAAAATCTCTTGAAAAATGGCAGTTTTGAAACAGATGCCAACAATGATAAATGGCCAGATAATTGGACAAAAATCGGTACAGCTACATTCACCTACGATTCAACTGGCATATCGATTCAAAAAGCTAATCTTGGCGTAAAGCAACTTAAAATTTCCAATCCAACCACAGCGGCAGCAGTCGAAAGTGGACGTATCCCTTATAATGCTCAAAAAAAGTATGTAATCAGTGGGTACATGAAAACGACCAATGCCAATTCCAATGCTAAATTAGTCATTACCGGCGGAAACGCAAGTGGTAAAATGACTCAAACCATTAGTAGTCCGATGCTTTCTGGGACAAGCAATGTAGAGCGGATGCACCTGGTCATTAACCCTGGTGACCTATCAAGTGATACTGAATCCTTCACCCTCAAGGCCTATGTCAATGCTGGTAAGGGAGACTTTTATTTTGATGGTTTACAAGTTGAAGAGGAATATTATGGAGCCTTCAACTTAATTGATAACAGTAATTTTGAAATAACGGATAAGAATGGGGTTGCAGATGGCTGGTATTATCCGGGTACCTTAACATCTTCGGATGGAGTGGATGCAACAACAGCGTATACCGGAAAAAAGTCAATCAAATTAACGGGTAAGCGCGAGGTGGACAAGTTTGTTCGCCAGGAGGTTTCCGTAAACGGAAAAGCGGGACAAGAGCTTACGGTTTCAGGGTTTTCAAAGGCCACTTCTCCAACCGCTTCTGCGGGACCTTACCAAATGAATGTAGCGATTAATCATAAAGATGGCACGACACAATGGGTAAACGGATATTTTGACAGTAGTAAAACACATGATTGGCAGCATACTTCATTAAGATTCGTAACAGCGAAAGATTTCAAATCATTGACTGTGTACTACCAATATAAGGATCAGACGGGAACGGCTTGGTTTGATGCAGCTAAAGTGCAAATAGGTTCTATTCGAACCAAACAAGCTTATGATGCAAAAGGGAACTATGTCGTGAATAGTACCGACCCTGAAGGGAACACGGTATGGAAAACATATGATTCCATTGGAAATGTAACAGGGGAAACAACCGGCGGGGATACAAGGAAATATGAATACAATTCGAATGATAATTTAACGAAGGTTATTGATGAGAATGGCAGAACAACTACCTACGAATATGATAAAGCTGGCAATCATACAGCGACTATCAATGCGAATGGCAAAAAAAATCTGTCTGTCTACAATGAGAGAGATCATATTACATCGTTAACGGATGCGCTTGGACGACAAATAAAGTATGACTATGATTTAGTTGGAAACGAGACTAAAACAAGTTCACCAAATGGAAGTATAATCGAGCATTCCTATAATAATGTAAACCGAAAAACGTCAACTTCATTGAACGGTGTAAAGCGTTATGAATTCTGGTTTGATGCCAATGGCAACCAGCTAAGTGAAAAGGACCTCTTAACAGGAGTAACGACTAACTTCGTCTACGATGCAGACGACAAGCTAAAAGAGAAGAGTTATTCCAACGGAAGGAAAAACTCGTATACGTATGATAAAAACGGTAATGCCTTAACAAGCTCTTTTTCCTCTGGGTCTACAAATATAGCCGTTAATCGTAAGGTAGATAAAAACGATCAGATCACTAATATTTCTAGCGGGAATACATCCGCGTCCTTTACGTTTACAGAAAATGATCAACTTGCAGGATTGAAAAATAAAAACGGGACGTTCACTTTATATAATTATAATGGCGCTGATCAACTGACCCGCTTGGTAACAGCTAATGCAAGCGGCACGATCCTTGAATCTTTTGACTATACGTATGATGCAAAAGGAAACCGTTCATCAGAAAAGACGAAAGATGGCACAAGCCAATTCACTTACGATAAGAGTGGACAGCTTACCAAGGAAGTCCGTCCAAATGGAAACGTGATTGATTACACGTATGATGCAGTAGGAAATCGTCTGACGAAAAAAGTAACAAAGGGTTCAACCTTTACGACCCATACGTATACGTATGATGCGGCCAATCAGCTTGCCACGAATAACGGAGCTTCCGTTTCTCACGATAAAAACGGGAATCTTACAAGCGACGGAAAAAGAACATTCGTGTATGATGCTCAAGATCGTTTAATGGAAGTAAAAGAAGGGGCAACTAGTCTAGGAAAATACCAATATAACTCTGAAGGCCTAAGAACCAGCAAAACCATTGGCTCGACAGCCACTTATTACACTTATGATGAAAACAATAATGTGGTATTAGAAACCAATCAAAGTGGTGCAGTTCTCGCATCTTACGTCTATGACAACGCCAACCGCCCATTAACGATGACAAAGGCCGGGAAAACCTACACCTTTCATGCAAACGCCCATGGCGATATCACCTCAGTTACAGATGAAGCAGGAACGATCGTTGCAAGCTTCCAATACGACGCATGGGGCAACCATCTAAAAGAATCTGGCACCTTTGCCTCACAAGTTCCATTCCGTTACGCTGGATACCGTTATGATACTGAAACTAAGCTATACTATTTACAACAACGATACTATAATCCAGACTTAGGCAGGTTTCTAACCCTTGATCCAGAATTAGGGGATAAGGAAAACCCTATTACTCAGAATGGTTATAACTATGCAGATAATAATCCAGTAAATTTAGTAGATCCCAATGGAGAAAAGGCTTTGAAGCCAAAGAAGTTACCAAAGGAAAATTATAAGAAAGTAAAAATTAGTAGGCTTGAAATGCCTTATACTGGTGGAATACGTTCTGGATTTAATTTCTTTGGCAAGAATAGGATTACTAAAAAGCCGAATTTGAAAAAGCAAGGAAGAGAAGTTAGAGAGAAAAAAAGGGAGAAAGGTAATTTTAAATCCAATTCAAATAAAGATCCTGATAGAGCAATGAAAAAACATACTCCTTCTAAATCTCACCAAAAAAAGAAGCGAAAATAATATAATCTTTGAGCCTCATTAATCAAGAGGTTGCAGATATAAAAACTGCAACCTCTAATTTTGATATGCTTATCATTTATATTGAATATAAATTTAAATTTCCTTAAATAAGTTCTTTAATTTTATTAGTCTTTTTATACGAAAATAAAACGTTAAGTTTTAAAATTATAAAGGGCAAAGATAAAAAGTTGTAGTATAGATATTTGTTTCCCTATAATTATACAGTTATTTTAATTGAGAACAGAAGTGTAT
This window contains:
- a CDS encoding DNRLRE domain-containing protein, coding for MKLNKRKLNKYKLVVWTLILALIVSIIPPFQGSVTFAEKNEPIKDVHELQEMDELRTENSKTYLDTKTREYVLEEYTEPIHFEKDNKWEDINNDIVAEKAESDDGDLSVGNKANDYKVKFSKKSKQNRTIRLKKQDKQLEFGLVDAKKVKGVAEENRMTYPRVFSNADLVFHVDNNAVKEELVFESKPENNKFSYEFNLKNLQAKEGDNGDIIFEDKDKNEFFVLTKPFMYDAAENISHDVSMKLRQEKGKTYVDVVSDEGWLNSKERKYPIVIDPTVGIQDHTTSDTFISSAYPKVNYWLDPSLITGKQIYYGTTRSLVKFNLKNLLSGAKITSANLKLSSHSNLNGFDHTASVGVYPISKPWASDSATWSNQPSIETQVSNLNVTKDNEYTFFMTNLVKEWYSGKKANHGIMLKNANETVNRKMFRSSDYSADPLKKPKLTVVYTIDPIGVESFWTSAGSNVNTYNGNFYTQETDFTIDGRGLPLTVNRTYNSRSDESGVFGFGWSSNLDQKLSFAADDLVLYRDEDGTNHIFSRNASGGYDSPGGVYVQLEKNTNGTFKLVEKDDSYTTFDASGKMVNATDTNNNKTTYAYSGNKLVSVTDPSGRKMTISYGSNGKVSSIVDPANREYKYTYDAASNLTGYSETDSKRTVTQNTGYGYGANHQMTSYTDEKGKKLSMTYNAEKQLVKYEQPVTIAGALQKDYYTLSYNGSTGVTTLTDSRGVKTAYTHNAYGNVIKSVSDVGGLNYTRAFNYDDQNNIIQEKDENANKSGSNATYDYRYDDSGNVTSFSNTLNEQEKIKYDENNNPIEFIDAKGNVSTEEYDSNNNNVASTDAATKSSAVKYDSNGNTIEETSSLSIGENLLKNGSFETDANNDKWPDNWTKIGTATFTYDSTGISIQKANLGVKQLKISNPTTAAAVESGRIPYNAQKKYVISGYMKTTNANSNAKLVITGGNASGKMTQTISSPMLSGTSNVERMHLVINPGDLSSDTESFTLKAYVNAGKGDFYFDGLQVEEEYYGAFNLIDNSNFEITDKNGVADGWYYPGTLTSSDGVDATTAYTGKKSIKLTGKREVDKFVRQEVSVNGKAGQELTVSGFSKATSPTASAGPYQMNVAINHKDGTTQWVNGYFDSSKTHDWQHTSLRFVTAKDFKSLTVYYQYKDQTGTAWFDAAKVQIGSIRTKQAYDAKGNYVVNSTDPEGNTVWKTYDSIGNVTGETTGGDTRKYEYNSNDNLTKVIDENGRTTTYEYDKAGNHTATINANGKKNLSVYNERDHITSLTDALGRQIKYDYDLVGNETKTSSPNGSIIEHSYNNVNRKTSTSLNGVKRYEFWFDANGNQLSEKDLLTGVTTNFVYDADDKLKEKSYSNGRKNSYTYDKNGNALTSSFSSGSTNIAVNRKVDKNDQITNISSGNTSASFTFTENDQLAGLKNKNGTFTLYNYNGADQLTRLVTANASGTILESFDYTYDAKGNRSSEKTKDGTSQFTYDKSGQLTKEVRPNGNVIDYTYDAVGNRLTKKVTKGSTFTTHTYTYDAANQLATNNGASVSHDKNGNLTSDGKRTFVYDAQDRLMEVKEGATSLGKYQYNSEGLRTSKTIGSTATYYTYDENNNVVLETNQSGAVLASYVYDNANRPLTMTKAGKTYTFHANAHGDITSVTDEAGTIVASFQYDAWGNHLKESGTFASQVPFRYAGYRYDTETKLYYLQQRYYNPDLGRFLTLDPELGDKENPITQNGYNYADNNPVNLVDPNGEKALKPKKLPKENYKKVKISRLEMPYTGGIRSGFNFFGKNRITKKPNLKKQGREVREKKREKGNFKSNSNKDPDRAMKKHTPSKSHQKKKRK